Within Veillonellales bacterium, the genomic segment CTTAATAGGGAAGTCCGGTACAATTCCGGCACGGTCCCGCCACTGTAATGGAGAGCGAATCCAAGAATATGCCACTGGAACGAAAGTTCTGGGAAGGTTTGGAAAGAGCAATGACCCGTAGTCAGGAGAACTGCCTGTACAGCGATCACCGTTATGACCTGCGAGAGATAGGGAGGGGATTTGCATGGCAGTTTGCATTGGCTGCGGTTGTGCTTATTTCGTCCCGGCGTTTTTTGAACGCCGGGATTTTTAATAGGTACGGACGTATTATTACAATGGAAAACTGTTTTGCCTCTGCTTGTCTCCCGTCCTGTGGCGGGAGATCTTTTTTAGCCATTCCGCTCCCTATCGCGGGGCATAACGCAGAATGAGAAGGGAGGACATAAACCGCGGAGAACACAGAGAACACGGAGAAAATAAGGGAGGACGAGTTTCATTGAGACAAGCAAGCCGGAGTAAAAAAAGAGCAGCCTTGGTGTGCGCCATGATCAGCAGTGCGCTCATCCTTGGCATGACGGGAATTTCCCAGGCGGAGGAGCAGAACGACTACTCTTTTGACCAGATCGTGGTTACGGCGACAAAAACACCGGTAGAGCAGTTTGAGGCAAATGCCAACATATCCGTTGTAACCAGAGAGCAGATCGAAAATAATCATTATCAGAATTTGTCGGAAGCGCTGCGGGATGTACCGGGAGTCAATGTTTCACTTTACGGCAACAGCGTTGGTTTTGAATACTCCAACAGCATCGCCATCAACGGGTCGCCGCAAATCGTCGTTTTAATCGACGGTGTCAGAGCGAATACCAACGGCAGCGATTCGACGCTGTTCCCCACAGGCTTACTCAATGATATGGATAATATCGAACGAATTGAAGTGCTGAAAGGAGCCGCTTCCACTTTGTACGGTTCCGATGCCAAAGGCGGTGTTATCAATATCATTACCCGCAAAGCAGATGTGAATAAAACAACCCTGACCATTGGCGGCGGCAGTTATGATAAGGAAAACTATTCGTTGGCCAACAGGGGAAGAGATGGCGATTACAGCTGGGTTGTGACCAGCCGGAAAGATATTTCCGGCACTTATGCGAACGGCAATGGGGATGACATCCCATCCCATTCCAATTCGACGACGAATACGTTCAAGCTGACGAAAAAGATTAATTCTGCATCTGATGTTACTTTCAGCTATGACCGCTATCAGGGAGATTATACAAGAATTAACAATGCCAAGGATTTTACGCTTAAAGACGGCGATAATGACAATTCGGATTGGAAATTCCTTTATAATTATAAGTTTTCCGATAATGCCGCCAATCAACTGTCATTTTATCAAAACAAGCATAAAATGTCCGATGCGACAAACACTCCCAGCAGCAACTGGTTTATGAATCTGAAAACAAAAGGAGTGCAGGACCAGTTTACCCAGAAGATGGGGCAAAAGCACACCGGAATATTTGGCTTCGATATTTACCAGGACAGCATTGATTACCGCTATGGCACATCGACTGCATATAATGACAAAAAGGTAACAGATCGTGCCGTATACATGCAGGACGAATGGCAGATGAATGGCAAATGGAAATTAACGTCCGGTGTTCGCAATGATCATCATTCCATATATGGCAATCACGCTTCGCCCAGTTTCAATTTAGGCTATAAACAGGATGATAAGACGAATTATTATGTAGCATTTAAAAAATATTTTGTTTCACCGAATATGGATGAATTATTTAATCCCTATATGGGAACTACCGTTCTCAAACCGGAAACCGGCCATACGACGGAAGGCGGGATTAATCACAAATTTGACGATACTTTCACGGCATCGGCTCATATTTTTGAAACCAGCACGGATAATGCCATCGGCTATCTTATGATTGATCCGGCAAATTATACTTACCGGTATGTGAATGTTGGTAATGAAATCGCCCACGGCTGGGATGTGCAATTGAACAAGAAAATGTCGCCGTTTGTTACGATGTATGTAAACTATACAAACACTACATACAAAATGTCAACTGCAGGGGCAGATGGTATTATTATGGGCTATGGGAACATGCCGCGGGGAATGTGGAATATCGGCATGAATTACCGGCAGAAACAATATGACGTCGGCTTGCAGGGACATGGCAACGTCGCTTTGCCGGGAGTTTTACCGACCAATACGTACTGGGTTTGGGATATGGCCGTAAATTACAAAATTGATCAAAATAAACGGGCATTTGTCAAGGTGAATAATCTGTTTGACAAATATTATGCCGTATATGGAAGCCCTGTATATGGATATTATACCTGCCCCGGCCGCAACGTTCAGGTCGGTGTGCAGTATCAGTTCTAGCCTTGGAGCAAAGAAGATGTCA encodes:
- a CDS encoding TonB-dependent receptor, with translation MRQASRSKKRAALVCAMISSALILGMTGISQAEEQNDYSFDQIVVTATKTPVEQFEANANISVVTREQIENNHYQNLSEALRDVPGVNVSLYGNSVGFEYSNSIAINGSPQIVVLIDGVRANTNGSDSTLFPTGLLNDMDNIERIEVLKGAASTLYGSDAKGGVINIITRKADVNKTTLTIGGGSYDKENYSLANRGRDGDYSWVVTSRKDISGTYANGNGDDIPSHSNSTTNTFKLTKKINSASDVTFSYDRYQGDYTRINNAKDFTLKDGDNDNSDWKFLYNYKFSDNAANQLSFYQNKHKMSDATNTPSSNWFMNLKTKGVQDQFTQKMGQKHTGIFGFDIYQDSIDYRYGTSTAYNDKKVTDRAVYMQDEWQMNGKWKLTSGVRNDHHSIYGNHASPSFNLGYKQDDKTNYYVAFKKYFVSPNMDELFNPYMGTTVLKPETGHTTEGGINHKFDDTFTASAHIFETSTDNAIGYLMIDPANYTYRYVNVGNEIAHGWDVQLNKKMSPFVTMYVNYTNTTYKMSTAGADGIIMGYGNMPRGMWNIGMNYRQKQYDVGLQGHGNVALPGVLPTNTYWVWDMAVNYKIDQNKRAFVKVNNLFDKYYAVYGSPVYGYYTCPGRNVQVGVQYQF